One Nitrospina watsonii DNA segment encodes these proteins:
- a CDS encoding SAM-dependent methyltransferase yields the protein MGRFNHVTISRLCVSHSFIWEKNMGSTTKDNTTNAVDKAEEYYDSSNADQFYFRIWGGEHIHIGLYNYEEEPIGIAGKRIVDHMSDILDLTIFKKVLDLGAGYGGGARYLATHNGCHVTCLNLSETQNNRNREFNKERKLDHLVDVAHGSFEDIPFEANSFDVVWSQDSFLHSADRARVVAEAYRVLKPGGMFIFTDIMKADDCPDDSLGPILARIHLSTLGSFKFYYDEASKAGFRLKRMEDHSHQLTRHYSRVRDETQRQYDEVVEICGKEYIDRMLTGLGHWVDAGNSGRLAWGITCFEKPAAS from the coding sequence GTGGGTCGATTCAACCACGTCACCATATCGCGCCTGTGTGTGAGCCATTCATTCATCTGGGAGAAAAATATGGGTAGCACGACCAAAGACAATACCACCAACGCGGTGGACAAGGCGGAGGAGTACTACGACAGTTCCAATGCCGACCAGTTTTATTTCCGCATCTGGGGCGGCGAGCACATTCATATTGGACTGTACAATTATGAGGAAGAACCGATCGGAATCGCCGGCAAGCGCATTGTGGACCACATGTCGGACATTCTGGATCTCACCATATTCAAAAAAGTTTTGGATCTGGGCGCAGGGTATGGCGGCGGTGCGCGCTATCTCGCCACGCACAACGGCTGTCATGTGACCTGCCTCAATCTCAGCGAAACGCAGAACAACCGCAACCGCGAATTCAACAAGGAACGCAAGCTCGATCACCTGGTCGATGTCGCTCACGGCAGCTTCGAAGACATTCCGTTCGAAGCCAACTCGTTCGACGTGGTGTGGTCGCAGGACTCGTTCCTGCACAGCGCCGATCGCGCCCGCGTGGTGGCCGAGGCCTACCGGGTGTTGAAGCCCGGCGGCATGTTCATTTTCACCGACATCATGAAGGCCGACGATTGCCCCGACGATTCTCTGGGGCCGATCCTTGCGCGCATTCATCTGTCCACGCTGGGCTCGTTCAAATTTTACTATGACGAGGCGAGCAAGGCCGGATTCCGTTTGAAACGGATGGAAGACCACTCCCATCAGCTGACCCGGCATTACAGCCGTGTGCGCGACGAGACTCAGCGGCAGTACGACGAGGTGGTGGAAATCTGCGGCAAGGAATACATCGACCGCATGCTGACCGGACTCGGCCACTGGGTGGACGCCGGCAACAGTGGACGCCTGGCCTGGGGCATCACCTGTTTCGAAAAACCTGCGGCTTCGTGA